A stretch of DNA from Paenarthrobacter aurescens TC1:
ACGAGATCACGACACGGCGTTCCTGCTCACGGAGCACAACCTTTACGTCCGGGACACGGTTAACACCCTGCTGGACCGCAACATGGCCCTGTCCATCACAGAGGATGATTACCGGACCTTCGATGTGACCGCTGAGCAGCGGGCCTGGATGGCGTGGTGGACGGAAATGGGCCGGTTCTGCTATCCCAGCGCACGCCTGATCACCTACCTTTACCCGAGTGCCATCACGGAGGCGGCCCGCCTCGGCTCCGACATCGACAAGTCGGTGGTGGTGCCCAACGGCATGGTCATTGAAGAGTTCGACGATAAGTACCGCGCCCGTCAGCAAGCCCTGGTGAAAATGGAGCAAGAAGGCTCAGATTATGTCTGGCACCTTGTGTATATCGCACGGGTAGTCCCCATCAAGGGGCTCCTGGATCTGCTGTCCAGCCTCGAGATCCTACGGGACCGCGGGTTCCCGAACCTGCACCTTGACGTCCTGGGCCCGACCGAGCATGTTCCCGAATACTACGAAGCCTGCCTCGCGAAAATCGACGCCCTCGGCCTCCACGACCACGTCACGATCCACGGGACAGTCAACGTACGGGACATGCTTGATCAGTTCGACCTCCTGGTCCTTCCCAGCTACAACGAAGGCCAGCCCATCGTCATCCTCGAAGCAATGGCCGCAGGCATCCCCACTGTTGGCTCCGACGTCGGCGGCGTCGCCCAGCAGATCGCCGACGACCTCTACACTGCGGACGGCCGCACCATAGGTCCCTGCGGAGAGACCGTCACCCCTGGCGACGTCGTACAAATGGCTGATGGTATCGAGGCAGTCATCGGCAACCTGGATTCCTACGCTGCGTACGCGGCGAACGCGCGTACCCGGGTCCAGGAACTCTTCCAGATGCACGAGGTGATGTCCTCGTATAACCAGATCTACCGTGCCCTGGGCGACCTGCCGGTTGTGGGCGAAACGATCGAGCTTCTCCACCATGAGCTGGCGTCGGTAGAGTCGTGACAGGTGTGGGCGCCTGGATCCGATACGGCGATCCAATCACCCCGGAGCAGATTTCCTTCGCTGCCGAGCACTACCGCGCTGCCATCCTGCAGCCATGGGAACTGGACGCGGCAACCGAGCTCAAGCGGCTCCGCCCGGACATGACCGTCCTTTGCTACAAATGCCTGTCCTCCACCCGGGACTACGAACCCGGGCCGGTCTACAGCTCAGGTGTGGCGCATTCCGAAGCCGAAGACGAGGGAGGGTCCTGGTTCGCGACCCGGCTGGACGGTTCACGCATCCAGTGGAACGGATATGGCG
This window harbors:
- a CDS encoding glycosyl transferase, group 1 family protein (identified by match to protein family HMM PF00534) gives rise to the protein MYEDVDVAIVMESTYPYLKGGVSAVVHDIVTHNPDLSYGIIHITWDSDSPMTDLYGMPSNVRWVRTVFLSMEEHRHNFLSVSAKDLGMTAQQREELSHRLFNALYALSERGEVEHLWDLIDEGLNERTRQYPLWALLGSREFMQTLQERMPQLNLSLANSFWTLRNFFSLAFAVLGETMPRAKVYHAHTTGYASLLGAAAARDHDTAFLLTEHNLYVRDTVNTLLDRNMALSITEDDYRTFDVTAEQRAWMAWWTEMGRFCYPSARLITYLYPSAITEAARLGSDIDKSVVVPNGMVIEEFDDKYRARQQALVKMEQEGSDYVWHLVYIARVVPIKGLLDLLSSLEILRDRGFPNLHLDVLGPTEHVPEYYEACLAKIDALGLHDHVTIHGTVNVRDMLDQFDLLVLPSYNEGQPIVILEAMAAGIPTVGSDVGGVAQQIADDLYTADGRTIGPCGETVTPGDVVQMADGIEAVIGNLDSYAAYAANARTRVQELFQMHEVMSSYNQIYRALGDLPVVGETIELLHHELASVES